A genomic segment from Klebsiella africana encodes:
- the satP gene encoding acetate uptake transporter, whose protein sequence is MGNTKLANPAPLGLMGFGMTTILLNLANSGLFAFDVAILAMGIFYGGIAQIFAGLLEYKKGNTFGLTAFTSYGSFWLTLVAILLMPKMGLADAPNAHFLGMYLGLWGVFTLFMFFGTLKAARMLQFVFLSLTVLFALLAIGHLADNESIVKVAGWVGLVCGASAIYLAMGEVLNEQFGRTVLPIGEPR, encoded by the coding sequence ATGGGCAACACTAAGTTGGCTAATCCGGCACCGCTGGGCCTTATGGGCTTCGGCATGACCACTATTCTGCTTAACCTGGCGAATAGCGGCCTGTTCGCATTCGATGTAGCTATCCTGGCGATGGGCATTTTTTACGGCGGCATTGCGCAAATTTTTGCTGGCCTGCTGGAATACAAAAAAGGCAACACTTTTGGCTTAACCGCTTTTACCTCCTACGGCAGCTTCTGGCTGACGCTGGTGGCTATCCTTCTGATGCCGAAAATGGGCCTGGCAGACGCGCCTAACGCGCACTTCCTCGGTATGTACCTCGGCCTGTGGGGCGTCTTTACCCTGTTTATGTTCTTTGGCACCCTGAAGGCAGCCCGCATGCTGCAGTTTGTCTTCCTGAGCCTGACCGTACTGTTCGCGCTGCTGGCGATTGGCCATTTGGCCGATAACGAAAGCATTGTGAAGGTGGCCGGCTGGGTCGGCCTGGTTTGTGGCGCCAGCGCTATTTACCTGGCGATGGGTGAAGTGCTGAACGAGCAGTTCGGCCGCACCGTGCTGCCGATTGGCGAACCGCGCTAA
- a CDS encoding MFS transporter, which translates to MSYANRPLDRQDYKTLTLAALGGALEFYDFIIFVFFATVVGELFFPADIPEWLRQVQTFGIFAAGYLARPLGGIIMAHFGDLVGRKKMFTLSILLMALPTLAIGLLPTYSSVGIVAPLLLLLMRILQGAAIGGEVPGAWVFVAEHVPEKRIGIACGTLTAGLTVGILLGSVVATLINTSLTPQGIHDGGWRIPFLLGGIFGLIAMYLRRWLQETPIFLEMQQRKALAQELPVKAVALKHQKAVVISMLLTWLLSAGVVVVILMSPVWLQKHYGFAPAITLQANSIATIMLCIGCLLAGLAADRFGASRTFIVGSLLLAVASWAFYHLAGASPQRLFLLYGTVGLCVGVVGAVPYVMVRAFPAEVRFTGISFSYNLSYAIFGGLTPIAVTMLMGVSPMAPAWYVLALSLMGLGLGIWLRQGLTAPTGMPEGELQR; encoded by the coding sequence ATGTCATATGCAAACCGACCGCTCGACCGCCAGGATTATAAAACGCTAACGCTGGCCGCCCTTGGCGGCGCGCTGGAGTTTTATGACTTCATCATTTTTGTTTTCTTCGCCACCGTTGTCGGTGAGCTTTTCTTCCCCGCGGATATACCGGAATGGCTGCGTCAGGTGCAGACTTTTGGCATTTTCGCCGCCGGGTATCTGGCACGTCCGCTGGGTGGGATCATCATGGCCCACTTTGGCGATCTGGTAGGGCGCAAGAAAATGTTCACCCTTAGCATCCTGCTAATGGCGTTGCCGACCCTGGCGATTGGCCTGCTGCCGACCTATAGCTCGGTGGGTATCGTCGCGCCGCTGCTGTTGCTGCTGATGCGTATTCTGCAGGGAGCGGCGATCGGCGGGGAGGTGCCTGGCGCCTGGGTGTTTGTCGCCGAGCATGTCCCGGAAAAACGCATTGGTATCGCCTGCGGCACGCTGACGGCCGGCCTGACGGTAGGCATCCTGCTGGGATCGGTAGTGGCGACGCTAATCAATACCAGCCTGACGCCGCAGGGTATCCACGACGGCGGCTGGCGGATCCCCTTCCTGCTGGGCGGCATATTTGGTCTGATCGCGATGTATTTGCGCCGCTGGTTGCAGGAGACGCCCATCTTTCTTGAGATGCAACAGCGCAAAGCGCTGGCGCAGGAGCTGCCGGTGAAAGCGGTGGCGCTCAAGCATCAGAAGGCGGTAGTGATCTCTATGCTACTGACCTGGCTGCTGTCAGCAGGCGTGGTGGTGGTGATCCTGATGTCACCGGTCTGGCTGCAGAAGCACTATGGTTTTGCGCCGGCCATTACCCTGCAGGCCAACAGCATCGCCACCATTATGTTGTGTATCGGCTGTCTGCTCGCCGGGCTGGCGGCGGACCGCTTCGGCGCCAGCCGCACTTTTATCGTCGGCAGTCTGCTGCTGGCGGTCGCCAGCTGGGCCTTTTATCATCTTGCCGGCGCCAGCCCGCAGCGCTTGTTTCTGCTCTATGGCACGGTGGGGCTGTGCGTCGGCGTGGTGGGGGCGGTGCCATATGTGATGGTACGGGCCTTCCCGGCGGAAGTACGCTTCACCGGCATCTCGTTTTCCTACAACCTGTCATACGCGATCTTTGGCGGCCTGACGCCGATTGCCGTTACCATGCTGATGGGCGTGTCGCCGATGGCGCCGGCATGGTATGTGCTGGCCCTGTCGCTGATGGGGCTGGGATTAGGTATCTGGCTACGTCAGGGGCTGACGGCGCCGACGGGAATGCCGGAAGGGGAGCTACAGCGCTAA